The window CATTCCTCATAACAAACTGAATGAAAGGGAGGGAGAATGTGTACCGGCCACAGCAAATAGGAGAGACAAGTCACTGGTATCACAACTGAAATTGAAGAAAGAAGGTTCATCACAATACAGAATATCAGACGATTAGAAATAGACTGTATGCTAGTGTGGTGGCAGCTACGCCGGCACAGTAAACCTGCTGTGAACGTATCGCCCTCACTTCAGGGTCGGGGCAATATCAGTAACGCAGACCAATGAAGATGTTCATCACCATGGCTGATGACTCATGATCTGCGAGGCAAGCAAAACTTTATTTCCTTCCAACTGATCGGTGCCGATCCTTACCCAATGACTGTAGCCAGCTCCGTCACATCACCGACTTTCCTGTGCCTCATATACTCAGACAGCATACGACTCTTGAAGTAGATCTCCTGTAATCTGTCTTCCAAGTGCATCAGGCACTAAAAAAGAAAAGGTGGTGAAATGAAGGAAGTGATGCAAGTACTGCTCAAAATGATAAGCCGTaagatgtacatgtgtacagtaCATTGTAGCAAATTTCCTtccacatctacatgtacatgtatagaaacGCTCCAAAGTGTCTTATGATAAGTGGACAGGGCTTTTAGACTTGGGTCCCTAAGCTCTTTACTGAGAGCAAGTTACCGTACATGCATCTCTAAGTTTCAAGGAATCAAGTTCACAGAATTCTGATGTGCTCATTGCCACATCAACCCTTGATGGGTAAAGGtagttacatgtaaaatgtaatggACAATCAACAAGTCTCAAACAAGCATACAATGTCTCTGCTAAAATGCAGATTCGGCTATGAGTTTGAGCCTATCAACATACAAATGGCAAAAAGTGAGATCTACTTACAAAATCTGGTGACATCTTCAGCTTCCACATGTCATGAACTGATTCTATTAGGTTAGCTACGAGTTGGGATGGCCCATTGATGGTCATTCCTGGAGCCTTGTCAGTTGATGGCCCAACCTGACTTGATATCAGCTTTACTTCCCTGAAGAAAGGAATGGGTGAAGAGATGATGGAATCTGTCACTGAAGTGATAACTTGCAAAAGCAGCTGAAAGCAGTTTTGAAGAAAACTGAGACAACTGTGGTTGGCAGTATTATGGATCTGAATACCAAATCGTTTTATTGTAAATCTGCAAAATTCTCTAGAAACTCATGAAGATTGAACAATAAGGACATACCATTTATCTGCATCAGCCACAATGCAAACAGCTTCATTAACCGGTTCATCTAGGACAGTTGTCTGGGCGGCAAGCTCGAGGTCACCAATCAGCTTTGAAGTGTAATCCACATCTGAGGTACCATGAAGGACGAAATCAGAAAGGTAGCACTTGGAGTAACCTGCCAGTAGGGATCGTCCAAAGTTACGTTCAAATGCTTTGACGTTACTCTCCAGGACATCGTCTTCACTCCTAAAATATCAATGTTATCGTTTTTGAGATTATTTTTGACTGCTAGTGAGACTGTATACAATGCATGAACAGAAAAGCATGCAAATAAGGTCTCAATAAAGAAATGGAAGATTTTCAGTTCTGATGTACTGCTACATGTAGCTAACTAATACTGTTGGTATactgttgaaatgaaatgttgtcAATGTGCTTTTAAAATGGTCTTTCAACACATTACACTTTCCACTTTCTTCACATCTATACTTTGGTAGCCTTTTCTAGTCTTTAAAACCTATTTTATGCAACCAAGATATCAAtcaaaagattttaaaatctGAATTGTCTTGATCAATAACTTATGAATTTACTGGTGTCATCGCAGCAAAATAACTGGCGTCCCAAAATGTCTGGTTTTATCATATCACACAAACTCTATGTTATCCTCACCTTGGCATTGGCATTTCCTTTAGATTCAGGAATGGATCAAACGCATCGGAATCAGCAGCACTATTAGATGACGCATGGCGGCGCCGACCAAGTTCTGTTGGCGTGACAGACCGGGTTCGGCCCGGAGTGTTGGTCCGGCTCGTCTGACGTGTGATTGAAGGTTTATCACCGCTATTATTCCTACTGCGACTCCGGACAGGTTTTGGCGGTGAACCACATATCTCTGATCCCCGCTCAACATCGTCACTTTTCTCCGACTGGGTGGGGCTGAAGCAAGATGCAGTGCGAGATGGGGTTGGACTAGAAGATGCACAGAAACTAACTGGACTCATAGGAACACTTGTTGATGTCTGACTCATAGGAACACTTGTTAATGTCAGACTCATTGGAGTATCTGCAACTGCTGCTGCCTCAGCTGCCCGCTGCTTTAATATTTCAGCAATGTTCATTGTAGGTTTATCATTTGCATGAAGCGTTTTCACTGTCTTTATACTTTCATTTAAAAATTGTGAATTTGGTTTTACAGGGACTGGCGTTTCCTCAATATCCAAGCTGTCTTCTCCTCGTTGGTATGAATCATACAGGGAATCTGCTTGATCACTACAGGGATGTGTTGGATATGAGTTCAGACTATTGTACGTGCCACTGCTGTACTGAGAGTCAGTCATACTTTGAAAGGCCTCGGGTAGAAAATTATCACTTCTCTGCATATCGTCTCGGGCTTCACTGCTTATAATCCCATGAAATTTTCCATCTTTATCACAAATCATGCCGACTTCGGTGTGTCCATCAAAAAGATCGTCCAATTCATTTGTAACCACTTCATCCTTTGATGGCAGTCGCATATACCTCTTTGTCGGGCTGTCACTCTCAACCAGGTCTTTACTGGTAACCGTGGCCAGCGCAGTGACATTGTCtgttttcaagaaaactggGTTATCCCTTCGAACATGGCGAGTATCTTCAACCTGATGTGGCAACATACATAAAGGTGACAGTTTACATCTCCCAATGTCCCCCTCAGAACTTTCCAAATCCACAGTGAGATCACTTTTGGTTGTGCTACACAATGTGTCATCACTGTCATAGTTCCTAGGAGACGGCGAGTTATCACAGATAGAAATAGTCACATTTTGATTTGCCTGATATGTAGAAGTGAAATCTTCGGTCCTTTCTCTGTCTAATTCACTAAAGGCACTGGCAGTAGTCTTGGATTTTGAACACACTGACTCGGCATCAATTCTCTTAGAAGAGTTCATAGAATCCGAGTGGCATGGCAGGGCAGTATCTGAAACACTTAACCCAAGCATACCTGCAGCACCACCCAAATCAGACTCATCCCGTACATCACACTTTGAAACGAAATCCGTAACTAAATCACGTTGTTTCTGCTCGTCTATGGAGGATACGCTATGTTTTGGTGACATCTCCGGAGTGCGATCCTCCTTGATAGGCAGCATATCACCAAACACATTCCGGTCCATACTCCTATCAAGAAAATCCAACTCATCATCTCGAATTTCCTCCAAAGactcaatattttcataaaCCTCACTGCACCGTATGAAGTAACTCAAAATATATAGCAGTTTACAAATGAGATCTTGTTTTTTTCCGACGACCATTGTCCGACAGATTTTAGGAGGGAATCCGATTGCACCGTACAAGTCACTGAGTTGGGCCCAGAGGGGGTTATAAGGATGTGATTTGGTGAGTGTGTCCAGCTGAAATAAGTAAAAAGACTCACAGTAAGATACTATCACTCAGTGATGGTATTGCAGAAACAAGTGTTCCTGGACAGCTACGTCATGAGAAACTCAAGACTTTTCGACCTTTAATCtcaaatcttttaaaaagttcttattcaaataaaatgttATAATCGTTGAGGGGATCTTACCCACTTAGCCGAGTGTTTATCGAGGTATGTCCTTGAAGGGATAGCACCAGCAGGGGTGACAGTTGGGATCCAGGCCAGGTGGTATGTCAACACTGCCGTCACAAGAGTACTGATGAAACTgaaacatgaacatgaacaaatgcatccATCAAATAACAAGAACTTACACAGATCTAGGCACCTCACATAGGTCCCCTCCCTAGGTGTACCATGGCTGGTGCATATGTAGAAGACTACCAAGTGAAAGGTACAAGCACTCATCATAGTTGGATCCTCTAGGTTACATATATTGCTAGTGTTACATGTAGCCTGATTTCAAGGCTATATGAACTGAATTTGTCACAGCACTTATGGTCATACTTACAAGTTTGTAGCCTTTGTTTCGTATTTTTCTACGCTTCCAATGAACTCTTTCATGAATTGATGACACACAGTTTGCCGGTGGAGGCTATAGGACATCATATTCAACCAGACTGGTTCAGTCAGTCTAGGGGCAGTGTACAAGTCATAGATCTCATCTCGGAAACGGTCAAGACTCTGGAGAAAGCAGAACAGATTTCAAAACATATTGGATTAAGTCAAAAAACAATATGCATAGTCTTTAGAGAAAGTCCTCTTGAGACGGCAGTAAGATCCACCAACGGATGGAAGCAAAATGCAGACAAAGCTCTACAACAGTGAAACCTAATCATAActgatttatttaaaaaatcgGATGTATGTTCCTTGCTGAGAGGTGGTCTTCAGTTTGAGGCTGGATTTGCTTGGAGAGGTGGTTGACCTCGACTCGGAGAGGTGTCAGATACTAAGAGAGATTGCAGCTGATTCCACACGGTGATCACACCAGCACTACATACCTCCATGATGATATGAACGAAATCTCGCTTGTTGATGAAggctttttcaacatttattcgCAGCTTCTGAACATGGGCTTCAAACAGCGTGATGTGAGAGAAGAAAAAGTTCTGGAAGTGACTGGAATGAGAATGATATATTCAAGAATAAGAATAGCAGCCAACTATTTGAAAACGGCAGGTTCTGGTCAGACATATTTActcagaaaaaaattacaaatattcAAGTGGGTTTAAGCGCAACTGAATTTACATTTGAAATATTAATGACCAAAGGGTCATACTTGAAATGAATATTGACAGACAGGATGATAAATTATATAATTTTCAATCTTATTGGCAAAACTCTTGATATGGTGTTTGATTTGCACTCAATCTGAAGGACCACCTTTATCAAGAAAAGTCATGTGAACGAGAACAATGTGTCATTAAATTGTGAATGAATAATAAACACTTATGACAATCTCAAGATTCAAGAGTCATGTGATCAGATAACTCGATTCTGTTTTTACACAATCTGCATGCACATGATTGATCACATTCACTCAGATATACATTGGATCCACA is drawn from Lineus longissimus chromosome 1, tnLinLong1.2, whole genome shotgun sequence and contains these coding sequences:
- the LOC135484340 gene encoding folliculin-interacting protein 1-like isoform X2; translated protein: MADLLVELCSDSWNAPDFKKSQIRLVVFKDHDIRGRNILFDSKAIKKVEEFEGENKRSENKKSDNCHTRGYGQKQTPSQPNVEKPTTSPSQSPKISGKYQYSRVGSDTKMLGEMIFGSACLSYRGSSLKVHQFRCPPQLMFTHVFEANSKNRGTSWEMENYDSYSLQSSLGDLTPGKQIYCRERTNSGTMSSFSLANSVPVEIPLPSSQTHNYQDDSGLSTSFCSSGSFPNPFPSPSSSSSINSNSYNSLHRRWMRSHQTCLEYGVRRRTAEREEGLLPQHHLHTQEPTPGIGCKRQSKIGMGIVIAMFGEKEEERNGHFQNFFFSHITLFEAHVQKLRINVEKAFINKRDFVHIIMESLDRFRDEIYDLYTAPRLTEPVWLNMMSYSLHRQTVCHQFMKEFIGSVEKYETKATNFFISTLVTAVLTYHLAWIPTVTPAGAIPSRTYLDKHSAKWLDTLTKSHPYNPLWAQLSDLYGAIGFPPKICRTMVVGKKQDLICKLLYILSYFIRCSEVYENIESLEEIRDDELDFLDRSMDRNVFGDMLPIKEDRTPEMSPKHSVSSIDEQKQRDLVTDFVSKCDVRDESDLGGAAGMLGLSVSDTALPCHSDSMNSSKRIDAESVCSKSKTTASAFSELDRERTEDFTSTYQANQNVTISICDNSPSPRNYDSDDTLCSTTKSDLTVDLESSEGDIGRCKLSPLCMLPHQVEDTRHVRRDNPVFLKTDNVTALATVTSKDLVESDSPTKRYMRLPSKDEVVTNELDDLFDGHTEVGMICDKDGKFHGIISSEARDDMQRSDNFLPEAFQSMTDSQYSSGTYNSLNSYPTHPCSDQADSLYDSYQRGEDSLDIEETPVPVKPNSQFLNESIKTVKTLHANDKPTMNIAEILKQRAAEAAAVADTPMSLTLTSVPMSQTSTSVPMSPVSFCASSSPTPSRTASCFSPTQSEKSDDVERGSEICGSPPKPVRSRSRNNSGDKPSITRQTSRTNTPGRTRSVTPTELGRRRHASSNSAADSDAFDPFLNLKEMPMPRSEDDVLESNVKAFERNFGRSLLAGYSKCYLSDFVLHGTSDVDYTSKLIGDLELAAQTTVLDEPVNEAVCIVADADKWEVKLISSQVGPSTDKAPGMTINGPSQLVANLIESVHDMWKLKMSPDFCLMHLEDRLQEIYFKSRMLSEYMRHRKVGDVTELATVIGCDTSDLSLLFAVAGTHSPSLSFSLL
- the LOC135484340 gene encoding folliculin-interacting protein 1-like isoform X1, with the protein product MALISRLFQSRKNQRQPGPCKWPKNIAATDWNAPDFKKSQIRLVVFKDHDIRGRNILFDSKAIKKVEEFEGENKRSENKKSDNCHTRGYGQKQTPSQPNVEKPTTSPSQSPKISGKYQYSRVGSDTKMLGEMIFGSACLSYRGSSLKVHQFRCPPQLMFTHVFEANSKNRGTSWEMENYDSYSLQSSLGDLTPGKQIYCRERTNSGTMSSFSLANSVPVEIPLPSSQTHNYQDDSGLSTSFCSSGSFPNPFPSPSSSSSINSNSYNSLHRRWMRSHQTCLEYGVRRRTAEREEGLLPQHHLHTQEPTPGIGCKRQSKIGMGIVIAMFGEKEEERNGHFQNFFFSHITLFEAHVQKLRINVEKAFINKRDFVHIIMESLDRFRDEIYDLYTAPRLTEPVWLNMMSYSLHRQTVCHQFMKEFIGSVEKYETKATNFFISTLVTAVLTYHLAWIPTVTPAGAIPSRTYLDKHSAKWLDTLTKSHPYNPLWAQLSDLYGAIGFPPKICRTMVVGKKQDLICKLLYILSYFIRCSEVYENIESLEEIRDDELDFLDRSMDRNVFGDMLPIKEDRTPEMSPKHSVSSIDEQKQRDLVTDFVSKCDVRDESDLGGAAGMLGLSVSDTALPCHSDSMNSSKRIDAESVCSKSKTTASAFSELDRERTEDFTSTYQANQNVTISICDNSPSPRNYDSDDTLCSTTKSDLTVDLESSEGDIGRCKLSPLCMLPHQVEDTRHVRRDNPVFLKTDNVTALATVTSKDLVESDSPTKRYMRLPSKDEVVTNELDDLFDGHTEVGMICDKDGKFHGIISSEARDDMQRSDNFLPEAFQSMTDSQYSSGTYNSLNSYPTHPCSDQADSLYDSYQRGEDSLDIEETPVPVKPNSQFLNESIKTVKTLHANDKPTMNIAEILKQRAAEAAAVADTPMSLTLTSVPMSQTSTSVPMSPVSFCASSSPTPSRTASCFSPTQSEKSDDVERGSEICGSPPKPVRSRSRNNSGDKPSITRQTSRTNTPGRTRSVTPTELGRRRHASSNSAADSDAFDPFLNLKEMPMPRSEDDVLESNVKAFERNFGRSLLAGYSKCYLSDFVLHGTSDVDYTSKLIGDLELAAQTTVLDEPVNEAVCIVADADKWEVKLISSQVGPSTDKAPGMTINGPSQLVANLIESVHDMWKLKMSPDFCLMHLEDRLQEIYFKSRMLSEYMRHRKVGDVTELATVIGCDTSDLSLLFAVAGTHSPSLSFSLL